Proteins from one Romboutsia sp. CE17 genomic window:
- a CDS encoding tetratricopeptide repeat protein, producing the protein MKFRIEKYLLKKADELAFITIKNDGDFKLKGYTLPSNGLDVPIKNEVLVKGIKENTAQDGINSMSIADAMIYIMGIDSNFKYNDEYKKFLKALESNINLDLRAYMGYMSRKYFEIGESTDSLIYLKSLITMFPDDIDGMYHYAIVCQELAQQYQKDSDNEGMNNFLLEALDKLEKVISLDESFSHAYYHLGYHYYNQGQYIKAKVIWEESLKLGLEDDLVSEVQDNIGKMDFKVQYEEGYTLVFQGRSEEALEKLLPLESEHSDWWNLLFMIGLAYKNMNEIEEAKSYFERILILKPHQVDTMVELGLCEAAVFNLEKAIEHFSTAAKIKEDPEILCNLGMAYLNNGELDDAIYYIERAYELDPEDEITIACLRELDNYR; encoded by the coding sequence ATGAAGTTTAGAATAGAAAAATATTTATTAAAAAAAGCAGATGAATTAGCTTTCATAACAATAAAAAATGATGGAGACTTTAAATTAAAAGGTTATACATTGCCAAGTAATGGTCTTGATGTTCCTATAAAAAATGAAGTACTTGTTAAAGGGATAAAAGAGAATACCGCTCAAGATGGAATAAACTCAATGTCTATAGCTGATGCTATGATATATATCATGGGTATTGATAGTAACTTTAAATATAACGATGAATATAAAAAATTTCTTAAGGCATTGGAATCAAATATTAATTTAGATTTAAGAGCTTATATGGGATATATGTCTAGAAAATATTTTGAAATAGGAGAGTCGACAGATTCTTTAATATATTTAAAATCACTTATAACAATGTTTCCAGATGATATAGATGGAATGTATCATTATGCAATAGTTTGTCAGGAATTAGCTCAGCAGTATCAAAAGGACTCTGATAATGAAGGAATGAACAATTTCTTACTTGAGGCTTTAGATAAGCTAGAAAAAGTAATATCTTTAGATGAGAGTTTTTCACATGCATATTATCATTTAGGATATCATTATTATAACCAAGGTCAATATATAAAAGCTAAAGTTATATGGGAGGAATCATTAAAATTAGGGCTAGAAGATGATTTAGTATCAGAAGTTCAAGATAATATAGGTAAAATGGATTTTAAAGTTCAATATGAAGAAGGATATACACTAGTATTCCAAGGTAGAAGTGAAGAAGCTTTAGAAAAATTATTACCTTTAGAGTCAGAGCATTCTGATTGGTGGAATTTATTATTTATGATAGGACTTGCATATAAAAATATGAACGAGATAGAAGAAGCTAAGTCTTATTTTGAAAGAATATTGATTTTAAAGCCTCATCAAGTTGATACTATGGTTGAATTAGGTCTTTGTGAAGCTGCAGTTTTTAACTTAGAAAAGGCTATAGAACATTTTAGTACAGCTGCAAAAATAAAAGAAGATCCAGAAATACTATGTAACTTAGGTATGGCTTATTTAAATAATGGTGAACTAGATGATGCTATTTATTATATAGAAAGAGCATATGAATTAGATCCAGAAGATGAAATAACAATAGCATGCTTAAGAGAATTAGATAATTATAGATAA
- a CDS encoding B12-binding domain-containing radical SAM protein yields the protein MKILLTTLNSKFIHTNLAIRYLKEFVKELTPVDIREYTINNDLDYILKDIYRNDYDIVLFSTYIWNVYDTAKICENLKKVKPNVKIALGGPEVSYDSADAMKKYPFIDYILCGEGELVFKDLVEYFLGQRKIEDVEGIVYRNNDEIITNRPKALLQNLDEIPSPYENLDPKEYENRIVYYETSRGCPFNCQYCLSSTLKGLRYFSIDRVKKDLKKLIDARVSQIKFIDRTFNANKEFAQEIMKFLMEHDNDYTTYHFEVTAHLLDEDTLDFLKDCKEGLFQFEIGVQSTNQKTLDAVGRRDDFKRLSYVVQRVASYRNIHQHLDLIAGLPYEDYASFENSFNDVFNLGIEHLQLGFLKMIKGTGVRNTAKEHGYRYKDYAPYEILYNDYISYDQILKLKDIEEILEKYYNSKNFVLSMKYIIKNFYSESPFKFFEDFATYFDIKGYFDMAQGKNQLYKILLDFYNEKININNELFNDILKYDYISLGKTSNLPQFFNKREMEDFKNRCHIFLQEEENVRNYLPKFENVPAKFMIKHVHFEPFNYNVVELKDDIHKKLDRYENVVLFVYDDKKIFEKSKSYSVTI from the coding sequence TTGAAGATATTATTAACCACATTAAATTCTAAGTTTATACATACAAACTTAGCTATTAGATATCTTAAAGAATTTGTAAAAGAATTAACTCCAGTAGATATAAGAGAGTATACTATAAATAATGATTTAGACTACATACTAAAAGATATATATAGAAACGATTACGATATAGTACTTTTCTCTACTTATATATGGAATGTATATGATACAGCTAAGATTTGTGAGAACTTAAAGAAGGTAAAACCTAACGTAAAAATAGCACTAGGAGGACCGGAAGTAAGTTATGATAGTGCTGATGCTATGAAGAAGTATCCTTTTATAGATTATATACTATGTGGAGAAGGAGAATTAGTATTTAAAGACTTAGTTGAATACTTTTTAGGTCAAAGAAAAATAGAGGATGTAGAAGGTATAGTATATAGAAATAATGACGAGATAATAACTAATAGACCTAAAGCATTATTACAAAATTTAGATGAAATTCCGAGCCCTTATGAGAATTTAGATCCAAAAGAATATGAAAATAGAATCGTTTATTATGAAACATCAAGAGGTTGTCCTTTTAATTGTCAATACTGTTTATCTTCAACATTAAAAGGGTTAAGATATTTTAGCATAGATAGAGTAAAAAAAGATCTAAAGAAATTAATTGATGCAAGAGTTTCTCAAATTAAATTTATAGATAGAACATTTAACGCAAATAAAGAGTTTGCTCAAGAAATAATGAAGTTTCTTATGGAACATGATAATGACTATACTACATATCATTTTGAAGTTACAGCACATCTTCTAGATGAAGATACGTTAGACTTTTTAAAGGACTGTAAGGAAGGTTTATTCCAATTTGAGATAGGTGTCCAATCAACTAATCAAAAAACTTTAGATGCAGTAGGAAGAAGAGATGACTTCAAAAGGCTATCATATGTTGTACAAAGAGTTGCATCTTATAGAAACATACATCAACATTTAGACCTAATTGCAGGACTACCATATGAAGATTATGCTAGTTTTGAAAACTCATTTAATGATGTATTTAACTTAGGGATAGAACATTTACAACTAGGATTCTTAAAGATGATAAAGGGTACAGGTGTAAGAAATACTGCTAAAGAACATGGATATAGATATAAAGATTATGCTCCATATGAGATTTTATATAACGATTATATAAGTTATGATCAAATATTAAAGTTAAAAGATATAGAAGAAATTCTAGAAAAGTATTATAATTCAAAAAACTTTGTTTTATCTATGAAGTATATAATAAAGAATTTCTATAGTGAAAGTCCATTTAAGTTTTTTGAAGATTTTGCTACATATTTTGATATTAAGGGATATTTTGATATGGCCCAAGGCAAGAATCAATTATATAAAATTTTATTAGATTTTTATAATGAAAAAATAAATATAAATAATGAACTATTTAATGATATACTTAAATATGATTATATATCACTAGGGAAGACATCAAATTTACCGCAATTCTTTAATAAGAGAGAAATGGAAGACTTTAAAAATAGATGTCATATATTCTTACAAGAGGAAGAAAATGTAAGAAATTATTTACCGAAATTTGAGAATGTTCCAGCTAAATTTATGATTAAACATGTTCATTTTGAACCATTTAATTATAATGTTGTAGAACTAAAAGATGATATACATAAGAAACTTGATAGATATGAAAATGTAGTTTTATTTGTATATGATGATAAAAAGATTTTTGAAAAGTCAAAATCATATAGTGTAACAATATAG
- the argS gene encoding arginine--tRNA ligase, whose amino-acid sequence MQDFKVAIGNLLKEKIEELSLEEILGLIEIPPNKDMGDYAFPCFKLAKVFRKAPNMIAADLAENIEAKGDIAKVMPMGGYVNFFVNKSQLATNVINDVLTQKDAYGKSKLGEGKTVVIDFSSPNIAKPFHIGHIRTTVIGNALYKIYDSQGYDTVRINHLGDYGTQFGKLIVAFKLWGDKDAVEANPIPELLKLYIRFHDEAEEKPEMEDEARAWFTKLENGDPEAKELWQWFRDESLKEFARVYDLLDIEFDSYNGESFYSDKMDSVIETIKEKGLLKESKGTNVVELEEYNMPPALITKNDGSTLYMTRDLAAAVYRKNTYDFDKCIYVVGSQQALHFQQLFKVLELVGYEWAKDLIHVQFGMVALEEGTMSTRKGRVVFLEDVLRQAIEKTKETMLSKNPNAKNVDEIAKQVGVGAVVFQELSNSRIKDYTFSWERTLSFEGETGPYVQYTHARCCAVLRKANEEVTSDIDYSLLTNEDSVEVLKTIASFNKSIVSAMNRNEPHIVTRFVLDLAQAFNKFYHDNPILVDDVNVRKARLALVAATRQTLENGLKLLGMQAPERM is encoded by the coding sequence ATGCAAGATTTCAAGGTAGCAATAGGAAATTTACTTAAAGAGAAAATTGAAGAATTATCTTTAGAAGAAATATTAGGACTTATAGAAATACCACCAAATAAAGATATGGGTGATTATGCATTTCCATGTTTTAAATTGGCAAAAGTATTTAGAAAAGCTCCTAATATGATAGCGGCTGATTTAGCAGAAAATATAGAAGCTAAAGGTGATATAGCAAAGGTTATGCCAATGGGCGGATATGTAAACTTCTTTGTTAACAAATCTCAGTTAGCTACAAATGTTATAAATGATGTATTAACTCAAAAGGATGCATACGGAAAATCAAAATTAGGTGAAGGTAAAACTGTAGTAATAGATTTTTCATCTCCTAATATAGCAAAACCATTCCATATAGGACATATAAGAACTACTGTTATAGGTAATGCCTTATATAAAATATATGATTCACAAGGATATGATACTGTAAGAATAAACCACTTAGGTGACTATGGAACTCAGTTCGGAAAGCTTATAGTAGCATTTAAGTTATGGGGAGATAAAGATGCGGTAGAGGCAAATCCAATACCAGAATTATTAAAGTTATATATAAGATTCCATGATGAGGCAGAAGAAAAACCAGAAATGGAAGATGAAGCTAGAGCTTGGTTTACTAAGCTAGAGAACGGAGATCCAGAAGCTAAAGAATTATGGCAATGGTTCAGAGATGAAAGTTTAAAAGAATTTGCTAGGGTTTATGACTTATTAGATATAGAGTTTGATTCTTATAATGGAGAAAGCTTCTACTCTGATAAGATGGATTCTGTAATAGAAACTATAAAAGAAAAAGGATTACTAAAAGAATCTAAAGGTACAAATGTTGTTGAGTTAGAAGAGTATAATATGCCACCAGCTCTTATAACTAAGAATGATGGATCTACTTTATATATGACAAGAGATTTAGCTGCTGCTGTATATAGAAAAAATACTTATGATTTTGATAAGTGTATATATGTAGTTGGTTCTCAACAAGCATTACATTTCCAACAATTATTTAAAGTTTTAGAACTTGTAGGTTATGAGTGGGCTAAAGATTTAATTCACGTTCAATTTGGAATGGTAGCATTAGAAGAAGGAACAATGTCTACAAGAAAAGGTAGAGTAGTATTCTTAGAAGATGTTTTAAGACAAGCTATAGAAAAGACAAAGGAAACTATGTTATCTAAAAACCCAAATGCTAAAAATGTTGATGAAATAGCTAAGCAAGTTGGGGTAGGAGCAGTAGTGTTCCAAGAGTTATCTAACAGTAGAATAAAAGACTATACTTTCTCATGGGAAAGAACGTTAAGCTTTGAAGGAGAAACTGGACCATATGTTCAATACACACACGCTAGATGTTGTGCAGTTTTAAGAAAAGCTAACGAAGAAGTTACTTCAGATATAGATTATAGCTTATTAACTAATGAAGATAGTGTTGAAGTATTAAAGACTATTGCTTCATTTAACAAGAGCATAGTATCTGCTATGAACAGAAATGAGCCACATATAGTAACTAGATTTGTTCTAGATTTAGCTCAAGCGTTTAATAAGTTCTATCATGATAATCCAATATTAGTAGATGATGTTAATGTTAGAAAAGCTAGACTTGCTTTAGTTGCAGCAACTAGACAAACTTTAGAAAATGGACTTAAATTATTAGGAATGCAAGCACCAGAAAGAATGTAA
- a CDS encoding DUF523 domain-containing protein, whose amino-acid sequence MILVSACLLGINCKYNNSNNENSKVREYLKGKEFVIVCPEQLGGLSTPRDPSEIVLSKEKDIKEYKLMSNKGKDVTENFLKGANETLKIAQLYNCKKAIMKDGSPSCGSTYIYDGSFSGRKIPGEGVTTSLLRKNNIKVLSEKEL is encoded by the coding sequence ATGATATTAGTATCAGCATGCTTATTAGGCATAAATTGTAAATATAACAATTCTAATAATGAAAACTCTAAAGTTAGAGAATATTTAAAAGGAAAAGAATTTGTGATTGTATGCCCAGAACAGTTAGGAGGACTAAGTACACCTAGAGATCCTTCAGAAATTGTTTTATCTAAAGAAAAAGATATTAAAGAATACAAACTTATGAGCAATAAAGGAAAAGACGTTACTGAAAACTTTTTAAAAGGAGCTAATGAAACATTGAAAATTGCTCAATTATATAACTGCAAAAAAGCCATAATGAAGGATGGAAGTCCTTCTTGTGGTTCGACATACATATATGATGGTAGTTTTAGCGGGAGAAAAATTCCTGGTGAGGGAGTTACAACATCATTATTAAGAAAAAATAATATAAAGGTACTTAGTGAAAAAGAACTATAA
- a CDS encoding endonuclease MutS2 has translation MNSKSLRVLEFNKIVDILKTKVSSSLGLKYINDLTPSSEYEEVKYMLEETSQAQGILLKRGGIALNGIHDIEDKAKRAEIGASLDPGSLIKIADTLRVARTLKNNLCGSDEEEFNYPIIQGLSNSLYAYRDVEDKIYNAIISELEISDNASTELRSIRRRIVQKNQSIRSKLNSIITSTTYQKYLQDAIISVRGDRFVVPVKAEYRSYVSGIIHDQSSSGATLFIEPMSIVDMNNELRQLRLQEQEEIERILSELSALVGEISQELIANQEILGKLDFAFAKGKLSISMKAVEPQLNEDKFINIKAGRHPLLDADTVVSNDIYLGREFHTLLITGPNTGGKTVTIKTVGLFALMTQSGLHIPANYGSSMCVFDNVFADIGDEQSIEQSLSTFSSHMTNIVSILKEITENSLVIFDELGAGTDPMEGAALAVSILEDVKMAGATCIATTHYTELKNYALTKDGVENAAVEFDVETLSPTYRLLMGIPGKSNAFEISKKLGLSDYIISRARDFIDDSNIELEDVLQEAEKSRLKAIEEREEAERLKSEIEKIKQEYDERLEKIINQREKMIEQAKSEAFRITRGAKEEVDNIIKELRAMEAEMASKEKNRKIEALRKELTNSMGALQPTVESMIVPKVASKEIKNLKPGDEVKVITLNQNGSVISVDEKKKEAVVQIGIMKMTLPFKSLQKAKSEAKTTVTKGTRNIIKSKSGRVKSEIDLRGMTLEEAIMEVDKYLDDACVAGLEYVTIIHGIGTGVLKSGLQEVLKKNKHVKSQRPGQYGEGGAGVTIAVLK, from the coding sequence ATGAACAGTAAATCACTAAGAGTTTTAGAATTTAACAAGATTGTTGATATATTAAAGACGAAAGTTTCATCTTCTTTAGGTTTAAAATATATAAATGACTTAACTCCTAGTTCAGAATATGAAGAAGTTAAGTATATGTTAGAAGAAACTAGCCAAGCTCAAGGAATCCTTTTAAAAAGAGGAGGAATAGCCTTAAATGGTATACATGATATAGAAGATAAAGCTAAAAGGGCTGAGATTGGAGCATCATTAGATCCAGGCAGCTTAATCAAGATAGCTGATACATTAAGAGTTGCAAGAACTTTAAAAAACAACTTATGTGGTAGTGATGAAGAAGAATTTAATTATCCAATAATCCAAGGATTATCTAATTCATTATACGCATATAGGGATGTAGAAGATAAAATATATAATGCAATAATCAGTGAATTAGAGATATCTGATAATGCATCAACAGAGCTTAGAAGTATTAGAAGAAGGATAGTTCAAAAAAATCAATCAATAAGATCTAAGCTTAACTCTATCATTACATCAACTACATATCAAAAATATCTACAAGATGCAATCATTTCTGTTAGAGGAGATAGATTTGTTGTGCCTGTTAAAGCTGAATATAGATCTTATGTTTCTGGAATTATTCATGACCAGTCATCATCAGGAGCTACACTATTTATAGAGCCTATGAGTATAGTTGATATGAATAATGAACTGAGACAATTAAGATTACAAGAACAAGAAGAAATAGAAAGAATCTTATCGGAATTATCAGCTTTAGTAGGAGAGATAAGTCAAGAATTAATTGCTAATCAAGAGATATTAGGTAAGCTAGACTTTGCTTTTGCGAAGGGTAAACTATCTATATCAATGAAGGCAGTTGAGCCGCAATTAAATGAAGACAAGTTTATAAATATAAAGGCTGGAAGACATCCACTTTTAGATGCAGATACTGTTGTATCTAATGATATATATCTAGGAAGAGAATTCCATACATTACTTATAACAGGTCCGAATACAGGTGGTAAAACTGTAACTATAAAAACAGTAGGATTATTTGCTTTAATGACTCAAAGTGGACTTCATATACCAGCTAACTATGGAAGTAGTATGTGTGTATTTGATAATGTATTTGCTGATATTGGTGATGAACAAAGTATAGAGCAAAGTTTATCTACATTCTCATCTCATATGACAAATATAGTATCAATATTGAAGGAGATAACAGAAAATTCATTAGTTATATTTGATGAATTAGGAGCTGGAACTGACCCAATGGAGGGTGCTGCTTTAGCTGTTTCAATACTTGAAGATGTAAAGATGGCAGGAGCAACTTGTATAGCTACAACTCACTACACAGAGCTTAAAAACTATGCATTAACAAAAGATGGAGTAGAAAATGCGGCTGTCGAGTTTGATGTAGAAACACTAAGTCCTACATATAGATTACTTATGGGTATACCTGGAAAATCAAATGCCTTTGAGATATCTAAAAAATTAGGCTTAAGTGACTACATAATATCAAGAGCTAGAGATTTTATAGATGATAGCAATATAGAGTTAGAGGATGTTCTTCAAGAGGCTGAAAAAAGTAGACTTAAAGCAATAGAAGAAAGAGAAGAAGCTGAAAGATTAAAGTCTGAAATTGAGAAAATTAAGCAAGAGTATGATGAAAGATTAGAAAAGATTATAAATCAAAGAGAAAAGATGATAGAACAAGCTAAATCTGAAGCATTTAGAATAACTAGAGGTGCTAAAGAAGAAGTTGATAATATAATTAAAGAGCTTAGAGCTATGGAAGCTGAAATGGCTTCTAAAGAAAAAAATCGTAAGATTGAAGCTCTTAGAAAAGAGCTAACAAACTCTATGGGGGCACTACAGCCAACAGTTGAGAGTATGATTGTTCCTAAGGTAGCAAGTAAAGAAATTAAAAACTTAAAGCCTGGAGATGAGGTTAAAGTAATAACTTTAAATCAAAATGGTAGCGTAATATCGGTAGATGAGAAGAAAAAAGAAGCTGTGGTTCAAATTGGTATAATGAAAATGACTTTACCATTTAAATCATTACAAAAAGCAAAATCAGAAGCTAAAACTACTGTAACAAAAGGAACTAGAAATATAATAAAATCAAAATCAGGAAGAGTTAAAAGTGAAATTGATCTTCGTGGTATGACATTAGAAGAAGCAATAATGGAAGTAGATAAATATTTAGATGATGCCTGTGTAGCAGGTTTAGAATATGTTACAATAATACATGGTATAGGTACAGGGGTACTTAAATCAGGATTACAAGAAGTTCTTAAGAAAAATAAACATGTTAAATCTCAAAGACCAGGTCAGTATGGTGAAGGTGGAGCAGGTGTAACTATAGCAGTTCTAAAATAA
- a CDS encoding aminoacyl-histidine dipeptidase encodes MKRVLQDLKPQSVFKYFEEISQIPRGSGNEKEISNYLKKFGEDLGLETIQDEYLNIIIRKPATKGYENAPCVMIQGHMDMVCEKNKDTDHDFTKDPLKLRVEDGMIYATGTTLGADNGIAVAMGMAILSDNSIEHPEIEFLVTVDEEAGMSGAMNLDGSQLKAKYILNLDSEEEGYILVSCAGGATAKSTLPIEYTNISGDKVGLAIDIKGLLGGHSGMDIIKQRGNSNKLLGRLLNLLSIDYDLAKVSGGSKNNAIPRESECIIAVNKNSVDEVKKQISDIEKIFKNELKTSDPGLVIEVSEAHVEKVFTPEFKDKVIKMYNLMPNGVQTMSMDIEGLVESSTNLGVVVNSDNDILFESAVRSSVSTLKDDILNRMDLLTQSLKGDFKVESSYPAWEYAKGSKLEEICIEAYEKLTGKKPTIMALHAGLECGLLLSKMNGAEAISFGPDMFDVHTPNEHLDVKSTENTWDYLLTILKSIH; translated from the coding sequence ATGAAAAGAGTTTTACAAGATTTAAAACCTCAATCAGTATTTAAATATTTTGAAGAAATATCTCAAATACCTAGAGGCTCTGGTAATGAAAAGGAAATAAGTAATTATTTAAAAAAATTTGGTGAAGATTTAGGTCTAGAGACAATACAAGATGAATATTTAAATATTATAATAAGAAAACCTGCAACTAAAGGTTATGAAAATGCTCCTTGTGTTATGATTCAAGGACATATGGATATGGTTTGCGAAAAAAATAAAGATACAGATCACGATTTTACAAAAGATCCTTTAAAACTAAGAGTTGAAGATGGAATGATATATGCTACAGGTACTACTTTAGGTGCTGACAATGGTATAGCTGTTGCTATGGGTATGGCTATACTTTCGGATAATAGCATAGAACATCCTGAAATAGAATTTTTAGTTACTGTGGATGAAGAAGCTGGTATGAGTGGTGCTATGAACTTAGATGGTTCTCAATTAAAAGCTAAATACATATTAAACTTAGATTCTGAGGAAGAAGGATATATATTAGTAAGCTGTGCTGGAGGTGCTACTGCTAAATCTACTTTACCAATAGAATATACAAATATCTCTGGTGATAAAGTTGGTTTAGCTATAGATATAAAAGGACTTCTTGGTGGTCACTCTGGGATGGATATAATAAAACAAAGAGGTAACTCTAATAAGTTACTAGGTAGATTATTAAACTTATTAAGTATCGACTATGATTTAGCTAAAGTTAGTGGAGGTTCAAAAAATAATGCTATACCTCGTGAGTCAGAGTGTATAATAGCTGTTAATAAAAACTCAGTTGATGAAGTCAAAAAACAAATTTCTGATATAGAAAAAATATTTAAAAATGAACTTAAAACTTCTGATCCAGGACTTGTTATTGAAGTTTCTGAGGCTCATGTAGAAAAAGTATTTACTCCAGAATTTAAAGATAAAGTCATTAAAATGTATAATTTAATGCCTAATGGGGTTCAAACTATGAGTATGGATATAGAAGGTCTTGTAGAAAGTTCTACTAACTTAGGTGTTGTTGTTAATAGCGATAATGATATATTATTTGAAAGTGCTGTTAGAAGTTCTGTTAGTACTTTAAAAGATGATATTTTAAATAGAATGGATCTATTAACACAATCTTTAAAAGGAGATTTCAAAGTTGAGAGTTCCTATCCTGCTTGGGAATATGCTAAAGGTTCTAAACTTGAAGAAATATGTATTGAAGCTTATGAAAAATTAACTGGTAAAAAGCCTACTATAATGGCTTTACATGCTGGTCTTGAATGTGGATTATTATTAAGCAAAATGAACGGAGCTGAAGCTATATCATTCGGTCCAGATATGTTTGATGTTCATACTCCTAATGAGCATCTTGATGTAAAATCTACTGAAAATACTTGGGATTATTTATTAACAATTTTAAAATCAATTCATTAA